A region of the Nocardia nova SH22a genome:
CTTCGGAACGTTCGCCGGGGTACCGAGTTTCGTCAAGGACAACGCCGATGTGGCGGGCCTGCCCACCTGTCACGGTTCGGCCGCCTTCGATCCGTTCCCGCGGCGGCGCGACAGCGCGCCGGCCGCCCAGTTCCTGCGCCAGGGCTTCGTGGTGCTCGGCAAGTCGGCGATGCCGGAGTTCGGGCTCACCGCGAGTACCGAATTCGCCGCGGGCGACCCCACCCGGAACCCGTGGAACACAGCACATTCCGTGGGCGCGTCCTCCGGTGGTTCGGCGGCGCTGGTGGCCTCGGGCGCCGTCCCGATCGCACACGCCAACGACGGCGGCGGCTCGATCCGCATTCCCGCCGCCGCGGCCGGGCTGGTGGGTCTCAAACCCACTCGGTGCCGCATGCTCGATCAGCCCGGCGCGCGGCAACTTCCGGTGAATCTGGTCACCGAGGGGGTGGTGAGCCGGACGGTGCGCGACACCGCGCACTATTTCGCCGCCGCCGAACGGTACCGGCCCGCCGCGGGCCTGCCGCCGATCGGACTGGTCGAGGGGCCGAGCGAGCGGAGGGTGCGCATCGGCGTCGTGCGGGCCGATGTCCGCGGCCACGGCGTGCATCCCGACACCGCGGCCGTACTCGATTCGGCGGCAACCGAACTCGCGTCGCTCGGTCACGAGCTCACCGAGGTGCGGCTGAATGTGGATCCGCAGTTCATCGAGGATTTCAAGACCTACTGGGCGCTGTTCGCTGTCCTGATGACGACCTCGTTCACCCTCGAGCACCGCCGCCGATTCCATCCGAGCCGGATCGATCCCTTCACCCGCGGGCTGATCGGCCGCATCCGCGGCAATCCGCTCGCCGTGGTGTCCGCGATTCGGCGGCTCCGGCGTGGAATCGCCATCTACGACGCGCATTTCGCCGATGTGGACGTATTGCTGAGTCCGGTGCTGTCGCACCCTGTTCCGGTACTGGGCGAGCAGTCCCCGAGCCAGCCGTTCGAGGAATTGTTCGCCAAACTCATCGATTACGTGGGGTTCACGCCGCTGAACAATGTCGGCGGCGGCCCGGCGATCGCGGTGCCGCACGGCCGGATGACCGGAAATCTGCCCGGTTCGATCCAGCTGTCGGCGGCCCGGGGTGACGAGGCGACACTGCTGGATCTGGCGTATCAGCTGGAGGCGTCGTGCGGATTCCCGTTGATCACCGAATCCTGATCACCGTGTGCGGGTGAGGAATTCACCGATCGCGGGTGCGAGTTGCGCGGCGACCGGATCGTTGCTGACGCCGGGGAGTCGGCGCAGTGTCGCATCGGGCAGGATCTCGGCGATGCGCTCGGCGCCCTTGGTCAGGGCCGGTGAGGAACGGTCGCCGATGAGCAGCAGGACCGGTACGTCCAGTGCGGCCCAGTCCTCGGCCCGCTGGGTCTCGCCGCGGCTGAACGGTTTCAGCACCGCGAAATCGTGTGCGGTCGAATCGGCGGTGGCGACGAGCTTCTTCCACACCGACGACATCCGCATCGCCCCCGCGACCGCCATCGGCACTCCCATGATCTTGGTGAGGTAGTACCAGACCGCACCGCCGCGTTTACCTTCCGCGATCCGCGAGCGCAGCTTCTCCTCGGCGTCGCGGGGCGGGATGTGGTCCTTGGGATCGACCACGATCGGGGGTTCGAAGGCGACCACATCGGTCAGTCCCGGGATCGCGCCCGAGCGCGCCGCCAGCAGTGCGAGCACCGCGCCCGAACCCCAGCCCGCCAGTGCGGCCGAACCGCCTTCGGCCTCGATCAGCGCCCGCAGATCGGCGATCTCGTTGGCGCTGTCGTACACACCGGGCGAATCCGTGCTGTCGCCGCGGCCGCGCCGGTCGTAGTTGATCACCCGCAGTCCGTACTCCCCGGCCAGCGCCTCGGCCAGTTCGACGGTGTTGGGCACCTCCCGATAGCCGAACGCGCCGCCGATGAGCACGACGGTCCCCGCCTCGCCGGAGCCGATCCGGTCGTAGGCGATGGTGGTGCCGTCCTGCGACGTCACGGTCTGCATGTCCTGCTCCTTCTCGGCGACCGATGGCGGGATGCTCCGTCGAAGGTACGCGATCGGTATCCGATGGGTCGGCGAGCGGTCGGCGAGCCGGTCGGTAGGCTCGCACGGATGACTGTTCACAGGTGAGGGGGTGTCGTGGTGACGACGGTCGCCGGAACGCACGGACTGCCGCGCATCAGCGGGTTCCCGAGTGCGGATTTCGATGCCGGACCGGACAAGTGGTCGGGCGGCGCCGTGAGCGAGGATCGCCTGCGGGCACTGGCCATCGGCGCCTACTACGGCCGCAGCTGGAGTGCCTACAACGACACCGTCGCCTTCCAGCCGGAACATCCCGACAGTTCCGAGACCCGGCGCGAATCCACCATCGACGGCCTGCACGAGTCGTGGGGAATCGACAACGGCGACGACGCGCGCGACACCATCGGCCGCCTGCTCGCGGGCATGCACGCACCCCTGTTCGCGATGGTCCATCCGCTGGCCACCGCGGCCGCCCAGGACACCACCCGCGTCGATCGCACCGGCCTCGCGGACAGTCATCGCGAATTCCTGCACACCCTGTCCGAGGTGCGGGGATACCGCGGCGTCAACGGCATCGACCGGGATTACGACGCCTGGTTGCAGGCCATCAAATTCGGCATCGTCGACCGGCTGCCGCAACCGCTCAACACCGACGCCACCGCCTGGGATCTGTCGCGCATCGTCTTCATCGCCCGCGCCGCGCACACCGCCGGATATCTCGACGAGGACGAGGCGTGGACGCTGCTGGGCCGCGGTCTGGCACAGGCACAGCAGCACTACCGGAATTGGCGGCAGTTCGCCTCCGGCTTCCTCACCGGCGCCATCTTCTGGGCGGCGACCCAGGATCTGGCCGCGGCCAAGGAACAGGTCGACGAACGCCGCGGGATGATCCGCGGACTGCTCATGCGACCGTCGAGTCCGTGGCGGCGGGTAGCCCTGCATCCGGGAACGCCGGTCTTCGGCCTGTCACCGTTCCACTAGCGCCTCACTGCGGCATGGCACGCAGGATGCCGACGCCCTCCCACTTGAACTGCTCGGTGTCGACCATGCCGAGTTTGCGGCGCTCGACCAGCAGTTGCCATTCGCCGAACAGGTCCAGCGACGAGGGCCGCGCCATCACGATCGAGCCGTCGACATGTTCGATCTCGCAGGCCAGCCGCGTGCCGTGGTCGACCCGCTGCAGATCCGCGGGCTCGGTCGAGACGAATTCCAGATCGGAGTGCCCGTCCGAGATCCGCAGTGTCGCAACCGAACCGGGCGGGGCGGCGAGATCGACCCGGTCGATCGCGGCGATCGGTAATTCGTAGGTGGCGCCCGCGGAGACGAACAGCAGCCGCAGGGTGGTGACGGCGACCAGACCCGGCGCGCCCCGATGGCCGCACGGCGCACATTCGAGAACGTATTCGTCGGGGCGAGCGTAGGCGTGCAGGGCGCCGAGTTCGCGGGCGCACAGGCCGGGCGTGCGCATCCGTTCGGCCGCGCGCGCCACATCGGGACGGATCGGCCCGTACTGTCCCGGCACCGGACGCGGCGGGGTCAGATTCGGGCGGGGCCGCCGGATGCGGCGCATCTCGAGCAGATCGTCACGGATCGCCCGGACCAAGGCCGCCGCCTGCGGCAGCACCTCCGGTTCCAGGAAAGCCGTGGCGGGATTGCGCCGGGTGGGCGCCCCGTCGAGCACATAGTCGGGCGCTCGGAAATACAGCAGTACCAGCAGATCTCCGCTGTCGGTCTCGGCCAGGCAGGCATCGCGCAGATCGCGGACGGCGATATCGAGCGCGGTGTCGTCGCCGATCCCCAGCGGTGTGGTGGTGACCCGGCCGCCGGAATATCTGATCGCGGTCCGCCGCCCCCACACCTCCAGCACTGTCGCATCCTCCCCGTCCGGCCCGGTGACCCTCATCGCCCGGCGATTCTACCGAGCGACACCGGCTCCCCACGGCATCCGGGTGAGCGGAATCAGAGATTGCCGGCGAACATGCTGGCGAGTCCGGTAACTCCGGTCAGCACGGCGCTGCCCGTGCTCAATGCGGCGACAAGTAGTGCGACGATCATGGCCCCGACCTTTCGATGAATCTCGTGATACTCGAAAGGTACTGCCGCCCAACAGGCTTCGCTGCCCCCAAGGCAATACTCACTGCCAACTCGCCGCCGATCGACAGCACATTCACAGCAACGACGTACCGTCGGTGTGGTAGGCGTGGAATCGGGGCCGCGGCACCGGCGAAACCGGATGGGCGTGTCCGGCCCGTGAACGATAGTGGCACACTGACCGAATGCTCGGTGTACATCCGGAAACCACCGAAATCGCAGAGCCGACCACCCAGCGGCGGGTGATCCGGTGGGCTGTGCGCATCGCCTATCTGGCGGCCCTGGCCGCGGCTCTCGCGACCGGACTACTGCCGGGCGGGCGGATCCAGGAGGCCGGATGGATGATCGGCGGCGTCCTCGCCTTCACCATCGACCGGCCGCTGCGTCAGCACATCCGCGTGCTGGTGGACTGGCTGCCGCTGGTCGCCGCGCTGATGGTCTACGACTACACCCGCGATCTCGCCGACAAGCTCGGCATGCCGCTGCGCATGCACGAACTCGTCACCGCCGATCGCTGGATGTTCGGCGGCACCCTGCCCACGGTCTGGCTGCAGTCGCATCTGGCCGCCGACGGGAGTCAGCCGTGGTGGACCCCGATCATCGGCGTCGTCTACACCACGCACTTCATCCTGCCGTGGGCCACCGCGGCCATCTTCTACGTCTACTCGCGGCCGCTGTGGGCGCGGTACATGCGCCGGATCCTGCTGCTGTCGTATCTGGCGCTGGTCACCTACGTCCTGGTTCCGGCCGCGCCGCCCTGGTACGCCTCGCACGAGGGCGCGATCGGAGAACAGGTCCGCCGGATCTCCGGTTTCGGGCTGGGTCTGGTGTCACCGGACATCAGCGCGCAGTGGCTGACCGAGCACGGTAATTTCGTCGCCGCCCTGCCGTCCCTGCACACCGCGTTCTCGGTGCTGGTGGCGGCCACGCTCTGGCCGCTGACCAAACGCTGGTGGTTGCGCGCGGTGCTGATCGCGTATCCGTGCGCGATGGGATTCACGCTGGTCTACGGCGGCGAGCACTATGTGCTCGATGTGCTGCTCGGTTGCGTGTACGCCGGGGGCACGATTCTGCTCACGCGGCTGTGGGAGAACTGGCGGGCCGGGCGTGCGCTGCTCGGGCCGCTGCCGTCGGCAATGCCGAATCGCGGCGGTGCCGAGGAGTCCGAGGAATCGGAAGTCGACCGCGAAACCGCCGGGCAGCGGTCCTGACGACTCCGGCTCGCAACGCTCGACACGGTTCCCGAATCGGGCGGACCCGCAGGGGATTCGGACCGGCCGTGCCATCCGCGCGTGGCCTGGTGAGCGTCCGGCCGTGACATGTCGCGACGGGCGCACCGGCGATGTGATCAGCGTCTCTCCGCCTCGAACCGGATCGCCTAGCCCCAGGTCATAACGGTGTTTTCAGCGGTCCGCCCGGCCTTCCGGGCGTAAATTCGCGTGCTTTTGCGCCGGAATTGCCGGAATACTGACGCGGCACCGATGAGTTGACGGTGTCACGGTCGTCACGTTTCGTATGACGCCCGGGGCACAGAGGGGTGGCTCGGCGTCGGTCACGGACTTTCTGCGCACGCGAACACCCGGAGGTAAACCGATGCCCGCCGACCCAGACATCAGAACGATCGGCCGGCGGACCCCCGCGGTGATCCGTCTTCTGGTCCTCGCCACCTTCGTGGTGATTCTCAACGAGACCATCATGGTCAACGCGATTCCGCGGCTGATGACCGATCTGCACGTCACCGAGCGCTCCGCGCAATGGGTTTCGACGGCGTTCATGCTCACCATGGCCGCCGTCATCCCGGTCACCGGCTGGTTCCTGCAGCGGGTCACCACCCGCCGGGCCTACGCGCTCGCGATGGGCGTTTTCCTGCTCGGCACCGCGCTGTCGGCGGCCGCGCCCACCTTCGGATTACTGCTGGTAGGCCGGGTCGTGCAGGCCGGTGGTACCGCGGTGATGATGCCGCTGCTGATGACCACGCTCATGACGGTCGTGCCCGAACACGATCGCGGCCGCGTCATGGGCAATGTCACGCTCGCGATCTCGGTGGCCCCGGCCATGGGCCCGGTGATCTCCGGGCTGGTCCTGCAAATCGCTTCCTGGCGTTGGCTTTTCCTGCTCGTACTGCCCATCGCGGGGGTGGTCACCTGGTTCGGCCTGCGCAAACTGGAGAACATCGGCGAGCCGGAGAGCGGTGCGATCGATTGGGCCAGTGTGGTTTTCGCGGCACTCGGATTCGGCAGCCTGGTGTACGGGCTCAGCAAGTTCGAGGTCGGCAACATCGCGGTTCCGGCACTGATCGTCGCGGCGGGCGCGGCGTGCATCGCGATCTTCGCGCTGCGTCAGATCCGCTTGCAGCGTACGGGCGCACCACTGATGGATCTGCGCGTCCTGCTGTCGGGCACCTACACCAAATCGCTGATCCTGATGGCCGTGGCCTTCCTGGCGATGATGGGTTCGATGATCCTGCTGCCGCTGTACCTGCAGAACCTGCGCGGCCTGAGCCCGCTGCAGACCGGTCTGCTGGTGATGCCCGGCGGTCTCGCGATGGGTCTGCTCGGCCCCACCATCGGGCGGCTGTTCGACCGCTTCGGCGGCCGGATGCTGGTGATTCCCGGCGCGATCGGGATCACCGCGGCCCTGGCCGGTTTCACCACCATCTCGCTGACCATGCCCTACTGGCAGCTGCTGGCCCTGCACATCCTGCTGATGCTGTCGCTGGCCGCGGCCTTCACGCCGGTGTTCACCCTGGGCCTGGGCTCGCTACCCGCGCATCTGTATTCGCACGGCAGTTCCGTGCTGGGCACCCTGCAGCAGGTGGCCGCGGCGCTCGGCACGGCACTGGTGGTCACCATCATGTCCGCCCGCGCGACCACGCTGACCGATCACGGCACCGATCCGCTCACCGCGCATCTGTCCGGTATGCGGCTGGCCTTCGGGGTGTCCGCGGCCCTGGCGGTGATCGTGATCGCGACGGCGGTGCTGCTGCCCAACCGGGCTCCGGCGCCGGAGGAAGCCGCGGAGGCTCCGGAGTTGGAACCCGCATGACGCGAGCGGTGGGGCGTATCGGCCGATGCGCCCCACCGGAATCGCCCGTCCGGTACCGCGAACGGGACAATTAGAACGTGTTCTATATTCGAGGGAAGCGTTCCGGCAACCCTCGGGAGTTCACGACATGTACCAGTGGTCCGACGAAGACCTGATGCTCCGCGACGCGGTGCGCGGATTCATCGCCAAGGAGATCGAACCCCACGTCGAACAGCTGGAAAGCGGCGCGTTGCCGCCGTTCGACATCATCCGCAAGCTGTACGCCACCTTCGGGCTGGACGAGATGGCCCGGGAGGGACTGCAGAAATCGCTGGCCCGGGAGGAGGCCGGGGAGACCGGAAAATCGGGCGGCTTCAGCGGTTCCGGGAGCATGGGGGTGATCCTCAACAGTGAGCTCGCCGGGGTCAGCCTGGGACTGGTCGCCTCGATGGGCGTCAGCCTCGGGCTGGCCGCGGGCACCATCCGCAGCCGCGGCACGCTCGCGCAGAAGAAGCGGTGGTTGCCCGAACTGGTCACCTTCGAGAAGGTCGGCGCCTGGGCCATCACCGAACCCGATTCCGGCTCCGACGCTTTCGGCGGGATGAAGTCCTACGTCCGCCGCGACGGCGCGGACTACGTCCTCAACGGCCGCAAGACCTTCATCACCAACGGCCCGTACGCCGACGTGACCGTGGTCTACGCCAAACTCGACGAGGAGGACGGCACCGACCGCCGCGATCGCAAGGTCCTGAGCTTCGTCCTCGACAAGGGCATGCCGGGATTCACCCAGAGCGCACCCTTCAAGAAGATGGGCATGAACTCCTCCCCCACCGGTGAGCTGTTCTTCGAGAACGTCCGCCTGACCCCCGACCGACTGCTCGGCGAGAGCGAGAGTCCGGCCAAGGGCGACGGAAAGGACAGTGCCAAGGAGTCTTTCGCGGCCGAGCGCATCGGTATCGCCTCACTGGCGCTGGGCATCATCAACGAATGTCACCGGCTCTGTGTGGATTACGCGAAGTCGCGCACGCTGTGGGGTAAGGAGATCGGCCAGTTCCAGCTCATCCAGCTCAAACTCGCCGAGATGGAGATCGCGCGGATCAATGTGCAGAACATGGTGTTCAACGCCATCGAGCGCACCGCCGCGGGCGAACAGGTCACCCTCGCCGAGGCCTCTGCGATGAAGCTGTACTCCTCCCGCGCCGCCACCGAGGTCGCGATGGAGGCCGTCCAATTGTTCGGCGGCAACGGGTATATGGCCGAGTACAAGGTGGAACAGCTTGCGCGCGACGCGAAGTCGCTGATGATCTACGCGGGCAGCAACGAGATCCAGGTGACCCATATCGCCAAGGGGTTGCTCGCCCGCTAGTGCGAGCCGGTGTGTCACCCGCCGACAGCGCCGCCCGGCCTCGGACAGCGCCGCCTCCCGATGCGCGGAGGCGGTGAGCTGTGCGCCCATCGGCAGCTCCGAACCGGGGTGCGGTAGGGCCGGGGCGGACCGGTCCCGACCCCGCGAGTACGTAGTCATCGACGTCATGCGACGGATGTCGCCACCCGGTTCCCGGACGACAGTGAGGTTCTGTCGTTCCAACCGAGGAGAATCCGATGAGTACCCCCACCCTCGCCACCCCGAAATCCGAGCGCGCCGTGCTGGTCCGGCTGTACCTGAGCCGTGGCGTGCTAGCCCTCGCGTGGGCCGCCGCCTTCGCGGCCGCGCACGAGTCCCTCAACGCGCTCGCCGTCGGCCTGCTGGTGGCATACCCGCTGA
Encoded here:
- a CDS encoding phosphatase PAP2 family protein, translating into MLGVHPETTEIAEPTTQRRVIRWAVRIAYLAALAAALATGLLPGGRIQEAGWMIGGVLAFTIDRPLRQHIRVLVDWLPLVAALMVYDYTRDLADKLGMPLRMHELVTADRWMFGGTLPTVWLQSHLAADGSQPWWTPIIGVVYTTHFILPWATAAIFYVYSRPLWARYMRRILLLSYLALVTYVLVPAAPPWYASHEGAIGEQVRRISGFGLGLVSPDISAQWLTEHGNFVAALPSLHTAFSVLVAATLWPLTKRWWLRAVLIAYPCAMGFTLVYGGEHYVLDVLLGCVYAGGTILLTRLWENWRAGRALLGPLPSAMPNRGGAEESEESEVDRETAGQRS
- a CDS encoding alpha/beta fold hydrolase, translated to MQTVTSQDGTTIAYDRIGSGEAGTVVLIGGAFGYREVPNTVELAEALAGEYGLRVINYDRRGRGDSTDSPGVYDSANEIADLRALIEAEGGSAALAGWGSGAVLALLAARSGAIPGLTDVVAFEPPIVVDPKDHIPPRDAEEKLRSRIAEGKRGGAVWYYLTKIMGVPMAVAGAMRMSSVWKKLVATADSTAHDFAVLKPFSRGETQRAEDWAALDVPVLLLIGDRSSPALTKGAERIAEILPDATLRRLPGVSNDPVAAQLAPAIGEFLTRTR
- a CDS encoding acyl-CoA dehydrogenase family protein — encoded protein: MYQWSDEDLMLRDAVRGFIAKEIEPHVEQLESGALPPFDIIRKLYATFGLDEMAREGLQKSLAREEAGETGKSGGFSGSGSMGVILNSELAGVSLGLVASMGVSLGLAAGTIRSRGTLAQKKRWLPELVTFEKVGAWAITEPDSGSDAFGGMKSYVRRDGADYVLNGRKTFITNGPYADVTVVYAKLDEEDGTDRRDRKVLSFVLDKGMPGFTQSAPFKKMGMNSSPTGELFFENVRLTPDRLLGESESPAKGDGKDSAKESFAAERIGIASLALGIINECHRLCVDYAKSRTLWGKEIGQFQLIQLKLAEMEIARINVQNMVFNAIERTAAGEQVTLAEASAMKLYSSRAATEVAMEAVQLFGGNGYMAEYKVEQLARDAKSLMIYAGSNEIQVTHIAKGLLAR
- a CDS encoding MDR family MFS transporter, translating into MPADPDIRTIGRRTPAVIRLLVLATFVVILNETIMVNAIPRLMTDLHVTERSAQWVSTAFMLTMAAVIPVTGWFLQRVTTRRAYALAMGVFLLGTALSAAAPTFGLLLVGRVVQAGGTAVMMPLLMTTLMTVVPEHDRGRVMGNVTLAISVAPAMGPVISGLVLQIASWRWLFLLVLPIAGVVTWFGLRKLENIGEPESGAIDWASVVFAALGFGSLVYGLSKFEVGNIAVPALIVAAGAACIAIFALRQIRLQRTGAPLMDLRVLLSGTYTKSLILMAVAFLAMMGSMILLPLYLQNLRGLSPLQTGLLVMPGGLAMGLLGPTIGRLFDRFGGRMLVIPGAIGITAALAGFTTISLTMPYWQLLALHILLMLSLAAAFTPVFTLGLGSLPAHLYSHGSSVLGTLQQVAAALGTALVVTIMSARATTLTDHGTDPLTAHLSGMRLAFGVSAALAVIVIATAVLLPNRAPAPEEAAEAPELEPA
- a CDS encoding amidase — protein: MTPPVTAEPVHAFTDDALGTHDAVGLAAAIRSGEVGRKEVLEAAIARVQRVNPILNAVRTDGFDRARQAPATFGTFAGVPSFVKDNADVAGLPTCHGSAAFDPFPRRRDSAPAAQFLRQGFVVLGKSAMPEFGLTASTEFAAGDPTRNPWNTAHSVGASSGGSAALVASGAVPIAHANDGGGSIRIPAAAAGLVGLKPTRCRMLDQPGARQLPVNLVTEGVVSRTVRDTAHYFAAAERYRPAAGLPPIGLVEGPSERRVRIGVVRADVRGHGVHPDTAAVLDSAATELASLGHELTEVRLNVDPQFIEDFKTYWALFAVLMTTSFTLEHRRRFHPSRIDPFTRGLIGRIRGNPLAVVSAIRRLRRGIAIYDAHFADVDVLLSPVLSHPVPVLGEQSPSQPFEELFAKLIDYVGFTPLNNVGGGPAIAVPHGRMTGNLPGSIQLSAARGDEATLLDLAYQLEASCGFPLITES
- a CDS encoding DUF1266 domain-containing protein; the protein is MVTTVAGTHGLPRISGFPSADFDAGPDKWSGGAVSEDRLRALAIGAYYGRSWSAYNDTVAFQPEHPDSSETRRESTIDGLHESWGIDNGDDARDTIGRLLAGMHAPLFAMVHPLATAAAQDTTRVDRTGLADSHREFLHTLSEVRGYRGVNGIDRDYDAWLQAIKFGIVDRLPQPLNTDATAWDLSRIVFIARAAHTAGYLDEDEAWTLLGRGLAQAQQHYRNWRQFASGFLTGAIFWAATQDLAAAKEQVDERRGMIRGLLMRPSSPWRRVALHPGTPVFGLSPFH